The Argentina anserina chromosome 3, drPotAnse1.1, whole genome shotgun sequence genome includes a region encoding these proteins:
- the LOC126786631 gene encoding protein trichome birefringence-like 38, whose translation MDFRLQVLLLTFLQALFLFSQEAASAGHHGSTVGHHGSPLKRVRKQVTSCNLFQGNWAFDPSWNPIYDSSTCPFIDAEFDCIKYGRPDKQFLKYAWKPDSCNLPRFDGGDFLKRWMGKKIMFVGDSLSLNMWESLSCMIHASVPSAKYTFVRRDPISSVNFQDYGVTLSLFRTPYLVDIVRGDAGRVLKLDSIEAGKYWKDMDMLIFNSWHWWTHTGNDQPFDYFQDGTNLYKEMDRLTAYYKGLSTWAKWVDTNVDASKTKVFFQGISPTHYQGREWNSPKKNCQGELEPLIGSAYPAGEPPEAGVLSKVLSTIRTPVYLLDITTLSQLRKDAHPSTYNSDHSGNDCSHWCLPGLPDTWNQLLYAALIM comes from the exons ATGGATTTTAGGCTCCAAGTTCTGCTCCTCACATTTCTTCAAGCTCTATTCTTGTTTTCTCAGGAAGCAGCATCAGCTGGCCACCATGGAAGTACTGTAGGACACCATGGAAGCCCTTTGAAACGAGTTAGAAAGCAAGTTACCAGCTGCAATTTGTTCCAAGGCAATTGGGCGTTCGACCCTTCCTGGAATCCCATATACGACTCCTCAACCTGTCCTTTCATTGATGCCGAGTTCGACTGCATAAAGTATGGAAGGCCGGACAAGCAGTTCCTCAAGTATGCATGGAAACCCGACTCATGTAACTTGCCAAG GTTTGATGGGGGTGATTTTCTGAAGAGATGGATGGGGAAGAAGATAATGTTCGTGGGGGACTCACTGAGTCTGAACATGTGGGAATCGTTGTCGTGTATGATACATGCGTCGGTGCCAAGTGCCAAGTACACTTTTGTGAGGAGAGACCCGATATCATCTGTGAATTTTCAG GACTATGGAGTGACATTGTCTCTGTTCCGCACGCCGTATCTTGTAGATATAGTCAGAGGAGACGCCGGCCGCGTGTTGAAGCTCGACTCCATTGAGGCCGGGAAGTACTGGAAAGACATGGACATGTTGATTTTCAACTCATGGCATTGGTGGACTCATACCGGAAACGATCAGCC ATTTGATTATTTTCAGGACGGGACAAACTTGTACAAAGAGATGGATCGTTTGACAGCATATTACAAGGGGCTTTCTACTTGGGCAAAATGGGTTGACACGAATGTTGATGCTTCTAAGACCAAAGTTTTCTTTCAAGGGATTTCTCCTACTCATTACCA GGGCCGGGAATGGAATTCCCCGAAGAAGAATTGCCAGGGAGAACTTGAGCCACTAATCGGATCAGCATACCCAGCAGGGGAACCTCCAGAAGCTGGTGTTTTAAGTAAGGTGTTGAGTACAATTAGGACTCCAGTTTATTTGCTCGATATTACGACACTTTCACAGTTAAGGAAGGATGCTCATCCGTCAACATATAACAGCGACCATTCAGGCAACGATTGCAGCCACTGGTGTCTGCCTGGGTTGCCTGATACATGGAACCAACTCTTATATGCAGCACTCATCATGTGA
- the LOC126788340 gene encoding 50S ribosomal protein L34, chloroplastic produces MATLSAISWSPSLSPRPATSASLTFLTGRRTSVSVNVAPSRSSLLHCSFIPSSSSSASLSSPSSFSGLSLGLDLSSNVGVGRRRGSGLVVRAGKAALCLTKRNRSRKSLARTHGFRRRMRTTSGRAMLKRRRAKGRKVLCTKTNPNSGKRA; encoded by the exons ATGGCTACACTCTCAGCAATTTCATGGTCACCTTCTCTTTCACCTAGACCCGCTACTTCTGCTTCCCTCACATTCCTCACTGGAAGAAGAACCTCTGTCTCTGTCAACGTGGCCCCCTCGCGTTCTTCTCTGCTTCACTGCTCCTTCattccctcctcctcctcctctgcttCACTCTCCTccccttcttccttttcag GTTTATCTTTGGGTTTGGATTTGAGCTCTAATGTTGGggttggaagaagaagaggctcTGGCTTAGTGGTGAGGGCTGGGAAGGCTGCCCTGTGTCTAACCAAGAGAAACAGGTCCCGGAAATCTCTGGCTAGAACTCATGGCTTTCGCAGACGCATGAGAACCACTAGTGGCAGAGCAATGTTGAAGCGCCGACGTGCCAAGGGGCGGAAGGTGCTCTGCACCAAGACCAATCCCAACAGTGGAAAACGTGCCTAA